In one window of Oscillatoria sp. FACHB-1407 DNA:
- a CDS encoding ribonuclease Z: MQLTFLGTSSGVPTRSRNVSSIALRLPQRAEAWLFDCGEGTQHQILRSDIRISQISRIFVTHMHGDHTYGLMGLLASCGLAGNPSRIDIYGPPKLDEYLKACGRYSQTHFSYPVKVHTVQPGVVFEDDEFVVSCEPLTHRVPAFGYRVAEKDKPGRFNVEQATAMGIPPGPLYGKLKRGETITLPDGRVVKGTDLCGEPEIGRKFVYCTDTIYCDNSVKLAEDADVLIHEATFAHQDAELAYQRLHSTSTMAAQVALNAGVKQLIMTHFSPRYAPGNAIVLDDLLAEAKAIFPHTIMAHDFMVYDIPRRSVEALVTA; the protein is encoded by the coding sequence TTGCAACTTACATTTTTAGGAACCAGTTCGGGAGTACCCACGCGATCGCGCAACGTCTCTAGCATTGCCCTGCGGCTACCGCAGCGAGCCGAGGCATGGCTGTTTGATTGCGGCGAAGGGACACAACACCAAATCTTGCGAAGTGACATTCGCATCAGTCAAATTTCCCGCATTTTTGTCACCCACATGCACGGCGACCACACCTACGGATTGATGGGTCTGCTGGCGAGTTGTGGATTGGCAGGCAACCCCAGTCGCATCGATATTTATGGTCCTCCCAAGCTCGATGAGTACTTGAAAGCCTGTGGACGCTATTCTCAAACTCACTTCTCTTACCCCGTTAAGGTTCACACGGTGCAACCGGGGGTGGTGTTTGAAGACGATGAGTTTGTCGTTTCCTGTGAGCCTCTGACTCATCGTGTGCCTGCCTTTGGCTATCGCGTTGCCGAAAAAGACAAACCCGGACGGTTCAATGTGGAACAAGCCACTGCTATGGGTATTCCCCCAGGTCCTCTCTATGGCAAGTTGAAGCGGGGCGAAACCATTACCCTGCCAGATGGGCGGGTGGTCAAAGGCACTGATTTGTGTGGGGAGCCGGAAATTGGACGCAAATTTGTCTACTGCACGGACACGATTTATTGCGACAACTCTGTCAAGTTAGCAGAGGATGCTGATGTGCTGATTCATGAAGCAACCTTTGCCCACCAGGACGCAGAGTTAGCCTATCAGCGACTACACTCTACCTCGACGATGGCAGCGCAAGTGGCACTCAATGCGGGTGTGAAGCAACTGATCATGACTCACTTTAGCCCCCGCTATGCGCCCGGTAATGCGATTGTGCTGGATGACTTGCTCGCTGAGGCGAAAGCTATTTTTCCACACACCATCATGGCGCATGATTTCATGGTGTACGACATCCCCCGGCGATCGGTGGAGGCGTTGGTGACAGCGTAA
- a CDS encoding DUF3370 domain-containing protein yields the protein MFAVLSLLTLAQATSVPTPVPTPTPTPQEIVRPQQVRPLPGQLDAVPVFNSNSPELVGNEGILLSTFPPQNRATPAAHLNFPFSGRFDVFAHHVFRAIAPDNLTSLYLGIILYNPGNEPVTVDVLQAASYLSQPDAPFIQLPPVVDNPLGTVYAGPGSRVTSDILRGERTELFPAQVVVPPGGYEMLLNLPIPVATLDPPLNGRSTLMRLRSSDTVYAASLALLARLNPDGTERAPNLEEWQALLNTGELSTPRDRTPTPPGAPGNVIYSRVAGVALGSRWNAQVTDNPTTSYLTIPAVGEAFSYGLSTLVAGRLGTEQNQTAEMLVRYPDTAYQAHGNYGIQYDLALPLQNSTDQTQTVTVTLETPLKEDRLSRDGLRFFDPLPTATFFRGTVRLRYSDDQGVPRTRYVHLVQRRGQQGEPLVTLEMPAGDRRLVEFSFLYPPDSTPPQVLTVRTLEGGE from the coding sequence ATGTTTGCTGTTCTTTCGCTGCTGACTTTGGCTCAAGCGACTTCTGTGCCAACTCCTGTACCAACGCCAACCCCTACCCCTCAAGAGATTGTTCGACCACAGCAAGTGCGTCCTCTGCCGGGGCAACTTGATGCAGTTCCAGTATTTAACAGTAATAGCCCAGAGTTGGTTGGCAATGAGGGTATTCTACTCTCCACTTTTCCACCCCAAAATAGAGCAACCCCAGCGGCTCACCTCAACTTCCCCTTCTCAGGGCGATTTGATGTATTTGCCCATCATGTCTTTCGGGCGATCGCCCCTGATAATTTAACCAGCTTATACCTGGGTATTATTCTCTACAATCCGGGTAATGAACCCGTTACGGTGGATGTGCTCCAGGCGGCGAGTTATTTGAGCCAACCTGATGCTCCCTTTATCCAACTCCCCCCGGTGGTCGATAACCCACTGGGTACAGTCTATGCAGGACCGGGCAGTCGGGTCACCAGCGACATTTTGCGTGGCGAGAGAACGGAACTCTTTCCGGCGCAGGTGGTGGTGCCACCGGGGGGTTATGAAATGTTGCTGAATTTGCCGATTCCTGTGGCAACCCTCGACCCACCACTGAACGGGCGATCGACCCTGATGCGGTTGCGGAGTAGTGACACGGTCTATGCGGCGAGTTTGGCGTTGTTGGCGCGTTTGAACCCGGATGGCACTGAGCGTGCGCCCAATTTAGAAGAATGGCAGGCGTTGCTGAATACAGGGGAACTGTCAACCCCACGCGATCGCACCCCTACACCCCCTGGCGCACCCGGAAACGTGATCTACAGTCGTGTAGCAGGAGTTGCCCTCGGCTCTCGCTGGAATGCTCAGGTGACTGACAACCCGACTACCAGCTATCTGACGATTCCAGCTGTAGGGGAAGCCTTTTCCTATGGATTGAGTACGCTGGTGGCGGGCAGGTTGGGCACCGAGCAAAATCAAACGGCTGAAATGCTGGTGCGTTATCCCGATACGGCATATCAAGCCCATGGCAACTATGGCATTCAATACGACCTGGCGTTGCCGTTGCAGAACTCAACAGACCAGACCCAGACTGTAACCGTGACGCTCGAAACACCCCTTAAAGAAGATCGGTTGAGTCGCGACGGACTACGCTTTTTTGACCCCTTACCCACCGCTACTTTTTTCAGAGGGACAGTGCGTTTGCGTTACAGCGACGATCAGGGCGTGCCTCGCACCCGCTATGTCCACTTGGTGCAGCGACGCGGGCAACAAGGGGAACCTCTGGTGACCCTGGAAATGCCAGCAGGCGATCGCCGTTTAGTCGAGTTCTCATTTCTCTATCCGCCAGATTCCACGCCGCCACAGGTGTTGACGGTGAGGACGCTAGAGGGTGGGGAGTAG
- the hisH gene encoding imidazole glycerol phosphate synthase subunit HisH: MTRIAVVDYDMGNLHSACKGLENAGAVTHVTDSAKELEQADAIVLPGVGAFDPAIQHLRSRDLIQPLKDIIASGKPFLGICLGLQILFDGSEEGNEPGLGIVPGVVRHFRPEPGITIPHMGWNQLQFTQPDLPVWQGLPVDPWVYFVHSYYADPAQPEFTAATITHGTQTITAAIARDNLVAVQFHPEKSSTAGLKILSNFVQYVRQRELVTA, from the coding sequence ATGACACGAATCGCTGTAGTGGACTATGACATGGGAAATTTGCACTCCGCTTGCAAAGGCTTGGAGAATGCAGGTGCAGTCACCCACGTTACAGACTCTGCTAAAGAGCTAGAACAGGCAGATGCGATCGTGTTACCGGGAGTCGGCGCGTTTGACCCCGCCATTCAACATTTGCGATCGCGCGATTTGATCCAACCCCTCAAAGACATTATTGCCAGTGGTAAACCCTTTTTGGGGATTTGCTTAGGCTTACAAATCCTGTTTGACGGCAGCGAAGAAGGCAATGAGCCAGGATTGGGCATCGTTCCGGGTGTGGTGCGACACTTTCGCCCAGAGCCAGGAATCACCATTCCCCACATGGGCTGGAATCAGTTGCAGTTTACCCAGCCTGACCTCCCCGTGTGGCAGGGGCTTCCGGTCGATCCCTGGGTGTACTTCGTCCACTCCTATTACGCCGATCCGGCACAACCAGAGTTTACAGCCGCTACCATCACCCACGGTACTCAGACCATCACAGCGGCGATCGCCCGTGATAATCTCGTCGCTGTTCAGTTCCACCCCGAAAAGTCTTCAACAGCCGGGCTGAAGATTCTCTCTAACTTTGTGCAATACGTTCGTCAGCGCGAACTTGTCACTGCCTGA
- the rsmD gene encoding 16S rRNA (guanine(966)-N(2))-methyltransferase RsmD codes for MSLRIYGNRQLKTLPGQATRPTPARVREAVFNIWQGAIEGCHWLDLCTGSGAMGAEALCRGAAQVVGIEQSSRACAVIQQNWQQVAHSDQRFQVMRGDVLKRLPSLSGQTFDRIYFDPPYASGLYEPVFRLIVEHQLLAPDGAIAAEHSPEHYSEIAMQQLLSTIPPLYLSQYKSYGNTAIAFIAVATFDGAEGESGNFPSIRA; via the coding sequence ATGAGCCTGCGCATCTATGGCAATCGCCAACTCAAAACATTGCCGGGGCAGGCGACTCGTCCCACTCCGGCACGAGTGCGTGAGGCAGTCTTCAACATCTGGCAGGGGGCGATCGAGGGATGCCACTGGCTCGATCTCTGTACAGGCAGTGGTGCCATGGGAGCCGAGGCATTATGTCGTGGTGCCGCGCAAGTCGTGGGCATTGAGCAATCCAGTCGTGCCTGTGCTGTGATCCAACAGAACTGGCAGCAGGTGGCTCACAGCGATCAGCGATTTCAAGTCATGCGAGGAGATGTGCTGAAGCGGCTTCCATCCCTTTCGGGACAGACCTTCGACCGCATCTACTTTGACCCACCCTACGCCAGTGGGCTATACGAACCTGTCTTTCGCCTGATCGTTGAGCATCAACTGTTGGCACCTGATGGTGCGATCGCCGCAGAGCACAGCCCAGAGCACTACAGCGAAATCGCCATGCAGCAACTCCTGTCAACGATTCCCCCGCTCTACCTCAGTCAATATAAGAGCTATGGCAACACAGCGATCGCTTTTATAGCCGTAGCCACATTTGATGGGGCGGAAGGCGAGTCAGGAAACTTTCCCAGCATCAGGGCTTGA
- a CDS encoding tetratricopeptide repeat protein: MSQDTALTYFQQGNQLKQAGQLNESVAAFEAAIALNPDFSWSYHHLAEALTKLGQTQAAIAHYQRAIELDPDLSWSHLHLGDVLTQQRQLDQAIAHYNRAIELNPTYYGAHHSLGNLWQQQGQWEAATVCYQRAIELNPAFSWSHHTLAEVLEQQDKLEEAIAHYYQSIELNPSYHGSHHGVRNLLTRQGRLAELVEWYRRGLEQTPDSSWFHHYLAEALVKLDPNEAIAHYHQATQLNPTFVWSYYYLAEVLIRQERLYEAMRCYRKIIRLQPDFKHIYDNFDLLYYGLKYAYQKLSSSQLDEVIAFHQHLIHLQPHQAAVHNSLGDLLMLKKQINEALHHYQSASYSKLLKSHPGYVEGHWDAGTPQKPDFLIIGTMKSGTTSLYRYLTQHPQILPAIKKEINFFAYNFGRGMEWYLAHFPRRTEHSSFLSGEASPLYFNTSKVAERIASHLPNTKLIVLLRNPVERTISHYYHRSKWVFQEKRSLEESVQFEMNLINDLADISIAPEIYPDEQGYLFISLYVYFLAKWMKLFPKEQLLILKGEELFEKPVETMKTVFDFLGVADHRLPKYQNYFPGTQRSVDPQIRQMLSDYFQPHNRRLEDYLGMQFNWH; the protein is encoded by the coding sequence ATGAGCCAAGACACTGCTCTAACCTACTTTCAGCAGGGCAACCAGCTAAAACAGGCAGGTCAACTCAACGAATCGGTTGCTGCCTTTGAAGCTGCGATCGCCCTGAATCCTGACTTCTCCTGGTCATATCATCACCTGGCAGAAGCCCTGACCAAATTGGGGCAGACCCAAGCCGCGATCGCCCATTATCAACGTGCGATCGAGCTAGACCCCGATCTCTCCTGGTCGCACCTGCATCTGGGGGACGTGTTGACCCAACAGCGACAACTGGATCAGGCAATCGCCCACTACAACCGCGCCATCGAGCTAAATCCTACCTATTACGGTGCTCACCACAGCCTGGGAAACCTGTGGCAACAACAGGGGCAATGGGAAGCCGCAACGGTCTGTTATCAGCGGGCAATCGAACTCAACCCTGCTTTTTCCTGGTCACACCACACGTTGGCAGAGGTGCTGGAGCAACAGGACAAATTGGAGGAGGCGATCGCGCACTACTACCAATCCATCGAACTCAACCCCTCCTATCATGGCTCCCATCATGGAGTGAGAAACCTGCTAACTCGGCAGGGGCGATTGGCAGAATTGGTGGAGTGGTATCGACGTGGGCTAGAGCAAACCCCTGATTCCTCCTGGTTTCATCACTATCTGGCAGAGGCTTTGGTGAAACTTGACCCGAATGAGGCGATCGCCCACTATCATCAAGCAACACAACTCAATCCGACGTTTGTCTGGTCATATTATTACCTGGCTGAAGTATTAATTCGTCAAGAAAGGCTTTACGAAGCCATGCGTTGTTACCGAAAAATCATTCGGCTACAACCCGACTTTAAACACATTTATGACAATTTTGATCTGCTGTATTACGGGTTGAAATATGCCTATCAAAAACTGAGCTCCAGCCAGTTAGATGAGGTCATTGCTTTTCATCAACACTTGATTCACTTACAACCGCATCAGGCAGCCGTACACAACAGCCTGGGTGATTTATTGATGCTCAAAAAGCAGATCAATGAAGCATTACACCATTACCAATCTGCCAGTTATAGTAAGCTGCTAAAATCCCATCCGGGTTACGTTGAGGGACATTGGGATGCAGGAACGCCTCAAAAACCTGACTTTTTAATCATTGGAACGATGAAATCTGGCACAACATCGCTCTATCGATATCTCACCCAACACCCGCAAATATTGCCTGCTATCAAAAAAGAAATTAACTTTTTTGCCTACAACTTTGGGCGAGGTATGGAGTGGTATTTAGCCCATTTCCCACGCCGAACTGAGCACTCTTCTTTCCTCTCAGGAGAAGCAAGCCCACTTTATTTCAATACTTCTAAAGTGGCTGAGCGGATTGCCTCTCACCTGCCCAACACAAAACTCATTGTTCTATTGCGAAATCCTGTTGAACGAACGATTTCCCATTACTATCACCGATCAAAGTGGGTGTTTCAGGAGAAGCGATCGCTCGAGGAAAGTGTTCAATTTGAAATGAATTTAATTAACGATCTGGCTGATATTTCAATCGCTCCCGAAATTTATCCTGATGAGCAAGGCTATCTCTTCATCAGCTTGTATGTGTATTTCTTAGCAAAATGGATGAAGCTATTTCCTAAAGAGCAGTTGTTAATTCTCAAAGGGGAAGAGCTGTTTGAGAAGCCTGTCGAAACCATGAAAACCGTGTTTGATTTCTTAGGAGTTGCGGATCATCGCTTACCCAAGTATCAAAACTATTTTCCAGGTACTCAGCGATCGGTCGATCCGCAGATCCGACAGATGTTGTCCGATTATTTTCAACCTCACAATCGGCGGTTAGAAGATTATCTGGGAATGCAATTTAACTGGCATTAA
- a CDS encoding pre-peptidase C-terminal domain-containing protein yields MRNHSKNFNRARPIQANGSLRGVVDPKNKFDFFRFRVSSQSQFSVSLTGLRQNADLALYQGRRLIAQSRQGGTAAESITGTLQPGTYFLRVAVRGARTRYQLQLASSPLGASFPIGQGPTPWFYSDEFGYERLPANPNELIFLDATVSSFLGDETAFYNALSFQYPDIATTLYTNAIALTSTRESAEFANGRPDRYFVNSRNETVFVPGFAGLYGGQPAAETIYFPRWFS; encoded by the coding sequence ATGCGAAATCACAGCAAAAACTTCAATCGGGCAAGACCTATTCAGGCAAACGGTTCCTTAAGAGGAGTGGTTGACCCCAAAAATAAATTTGATTTCTTTAGGTTTCGGGTTTCTAGTCAGAGCCAGTTTAGTGTGAGCTTAACAGGGCTGAGACAAAATGCTGATCTCGCGCTGTATCAAGGCAGACGCTTAATTGCCCAATCAAGACAGGGCGGCACCGCAGCGGAGTCTATCACGGGCACCTTGCAACCGGGCACGTATTTTTTGCGAGTGGCCGTGCGTGGAGCAAGAACTCGCTATCAACTCCAGCTTGCAAGTTCGCCGCTTGGAGCTTCGTTTCCCATTGGTCAAGGACCAACCCCATGGTTTTATAGTGATGAATTTGGCTATGAGAGACTCCCTGCAAACCCCAATGAGTTAATTTTTTTGGATGCAACGGTGAGTTCATTTCTAGGAGATGAGACTGCTTTCTATAACGCTTTGAGCTTCCAATATCCTGACATTGCGACGACATTATACACCAATGCGATCGCCCTCACCTCAACCCGAGAATCTGCCGAATTTGCGAATGGTCGTCCCGATCGCTACTTTGTTAACAGTCGTAATGAAACGGTGTTTGTCCCCGGATTTGCTGGCTTGTATGGTGGTCAACCTGCTGCCGAAACGATTTACTTTCCTCGGTGGTTCTCTTAA
- a CDS encoding tetratricopeptide repeat protein, whose protein sequence is MVSSVQATATQVLAQQDSQTPNETQAYPRDFIRAGKLLFQRKKWSQAIACYRRAIQLDPQNPEAYQCLAEALSQQGKLDEAVVYYRRAIDLGSQQSSSNGSNGQSAKHSPPASASHPGSQSNGHHANGHSNGFVAEDSAQNLHSPHPTSHALSPLHHYRQQAEQFYANGNWEGAIASAEQALSQLEPEAAIAYKTLGNALQATGRTEEAKSCYVMAIQVKPEFAEAHANLGSLYAQRHQWQEAIACYQKAIELKPDFAGAYRNLAKVWSQTNQLEKAAQCWHRALALEPNSVAAEGLLKVGDATLERGNLEGAIAIYRQVAQLVPKFADPHLKLGNLLKQQGDWKGAIACFQKVIQLDPNSVQGYLKLGNVLVQHDQWQQAIPCFQAATRLQPDLWETQHQLGDLLFRQRQLEEAIAAYQQALAVNPTLHWSHHNLGNALFELERWQDAAHHFREVTRLQPDFWEGHHKLGDTCLKLHQWQAAIASYQRAIELNPTCSWSHHNLGSALFELRQWQPAAIAFQRAQELHPAFPWSAYNLAETCVKLERWDEAIAHYQETLRLAPSLGYIHQKIGDVLCQQAAALERQAQQKRGMAEQHYRDALTLEPENMHLCHKALEFKPADPDLYCKLGQASASQDRPDKAVIFYQVALQLQPDHPQAHAELGHLLRQQDRWDEAIAHYQQAIQLQPSVGLYEALGEALIDQEQWEEAIAAFSQAIHLIQREPV, encoded by the coding sequence ATGGTTTCCTCAGTTCAAGCAACTGCCACTCAGGTTTTAGCCCAGCAGGATTCGCAGACACCTAACGAGACGCAGGCTTACCCTAGAGATTTCATTCGTGCTGGAAAATTGCTGTTTCAGCGAAAGAAGTGGTCACAGGCGATCGCCTGTTATCGTCGTGCCATTCAACTCGATCCTCAAAATCCAGAGGCATACCAGTGTCTTGCCGAGGCATTGAGCCAGCAGGGCAAACTGGACGAAGCCGTTGTGTATTATCGTCGGGCGATTGATCTGGGCAGCCAGCAATCTTCGTCCAATGGCTCCAACGGGCAATCTGCAAAGCATTCCCCCCCGGCGAGTGCAAGCCATCCTGGTTCTCAGTCCAATGGGCATCATGCGAACGGTCATTCCAACGGGTTTGTGGCAGAAGACTCCGCTCAAAACCTTCATTCCCCGCACCCTACGTCCCATGCGCTCTCTCCGCTGCACCATTATCGACAGCAAGCTGAACAGTTCTACGCCAATGGCAATTGGGAAGGGGCGATCGCCTCAGCCGAACAAGCCCTGTCGCAGTTAGAACCAGAAGCAGCGATCGCTTACAAAACCCTGGGGAATGCGCTGCAAGCCACCGGACGCACGGAAGAAGCGAAGAGTTGCTACGTGATGGCAATTCAAGTGAAGCCAGAGTTTGCCGAAGCTCACGCCAATCTGGGCAGTCTCTACGCGCAGCGACATCAGTGGCAGGAGGCGATCGCCTGTTATCAAAAAGCGATTGAGCTAAAGCCAGACTTTGCTGGAGCTTATCGCAACCTGGCAAAGGTCTGGAGTCAGACCAACCAACTCGAAAAAGCGGCTCAGTGTTGGCATCGAGCACTGGCTCTGGAGCCAAATTCTGTGGCTGCTGAGGGGTTGTTGAAGGTGGGGGATGCCACTCTGGAGCGGGGCAACCTTGAAGGAGCGATCGCCATCTATCGTCAGGTGGCGCAGCTTGTCCCGAAATTTGCCGATCCCCATCTCAAGTTGGGCAATCTGTTAAAGCAACAGGGCGACTGGAAAGGGGCGATCGCTTGCTTTCAAAAAGTGATCCAGCTTGACCCCAACTCGGTGCAGGGTTACCTCAAACTGGGGAATGTCTTAGTGCAACACGATCAGTGGCAACAAGCGATTCCCTGTTTTCAGGCGGCAACCCGACTGCAACCCGACCTCTGGGAAACCCAGCATCAACTGGGAGATTTGCTGTTTCGTCAGCGTCAGCTAGAGGAGGCGATCGCTGCCTATCAGCAGGCTCTAGCTGTGAATCCTACATTGCACTGGTCACACCATAATTTGGGCAATGCTCTGTTTGAACTGGAACGCTGGCAAGATGCGGCACACCACTTCCGCGAAGTAACCCGACTGCAACCCGATTTTTGGGAAGGGCACCACAAACTGGGCGATACCTGTCTCAAGTTGCACCAATGGCAGGCAGCGATCGCCTCCTATCAACGGGCGATCGAACTGAATCCGACCTGTTCCTGGTCGCACCACAACCTGGGGTCAGCCCTATTTGAATTGCGCCAGTGGCAACCCGCCGCGATCGCCTTTCAACGCGCACAGGAATTGCATCCTGCCTTTCCCTGGTCGGCTTACAATCTGGCGGAAACCTGCGTCAAACTGGAACGCTGGGATGAAGCGATCGCTCATTATCAGGAAACTCTGCGATTGGCTCCTAGTCTGGGTTACATTCATCAAAAGATTGGCGATGTGTTGTGTCAACAAGCCGCTGCACTGGAGCGTCAGGCACAGCAAAAGCGAGGCATGGCTGAGCAGCATTATCGCGATGCGCTCACGCTGGAACCAGAGAACATGCATCTTTGCCATAAAGCACTGGAGTTTAAACCTGCTGACCCTGACCTGTATTGCAAACTAGGACAGGCATCTGCTTCACAAGATCGTCCTGATAAAGCTGTCATCTTTTATCAAGTGGCGTTGCAACTCCAACCCGACCATCCCCAGGCTCACGCTGAGTTGGGTCACCTGTTGCGGCAACAAGACCGTTGGGATGAGGCGATCGCCCACTATCAACAGGCGATTCAACTGCAACCCAGTGTTGGCCTTTATGAGGCATTGGGCGAGGCATTGATCGATCAGGAACAGTGGGAAGAGGCGATCGCAGCCTTTTCTCAAGCGATTCATCTGATCCAACGCGAACCCGTTTAG
- a CDS encoding mechanosensitive ion channel, giving the protein MTSVNRLLPHLLGISLPGEFNLDTLWNTLIALAGGILILIIGWIIAAIAASVTRGLLRRTDLDNRLANMMMPGERANAGSAIEKWVPTIVFWIIFIIAIVAFLDALQLTTVSQPLNNFLNQIFAFLPRLGAAALLVGVAWLVATIARALVVRTATSFGIDQRLSQADPDAPPENQFLLSQTLGNALYWFVFLFFLPLILGVLNLRGPLEPVQNLLNNFLGALPRIVEAIVIALIGWFIARIVRGIVTNLLAAAGTDRLGSRFGLRQTTGGSSLSGIIGTVVYVLILIPPAIAALDALEIEAISAPATAMLNQILQALPQIFTAVLILVVAYVVGQFIADLVSSVLTSFGFNNIFSWLGLQPTTTPAPTPVDPSATVLQPGQPTQPTTRTPSEIVGIIAWVGVMLFAIVAATNILNIPALTAIVSGLLLIFGRVLVGLVVFAVGLYLANLAFSLVTSSGGRQARILGQTARVAIIALASAMALQQMGVATNIVNLAFGLLLGAIAVAIALAFGLGGRDVAAEELRGWLASFRRDS; this is encoded by the coding sequence ATGACATCTGTAAATCGATTGTTGCCCCATCTCCTGGGGATATCTCTTCCTGGAGAGTTTAATTTAGATACCCTGTGGAATACCCTGATTGCCCTGGCTGGGGGTATTTTGATCCTGATTATCGGTTGGATCATTGCAGCGATCGCGGCTTCAGTAACCCGTGGTTTGCTGCGACGCACTGACCTTGACAATCGCCTCGCCAACATGATGATGCCAGGAGAGCGGGCAAATGCTGGGTCTGCCATTGAAAAATGGGTTCCCACGATTGTCTTCTGGATTATTTTCATCATTGCGATCGTTGCCTTCCTGGATGCGCTGCAACTGACTACGGTTTCCCAACCGTTAAACAACTTCCTCAATCAGATCTTTGCCTTCTTGCCCCGTTTGGGTGCGGCGGCTCTCCTGGTTGGGGTTGCCTGGTTAGTGGCAACGATCGCCCGTGCGTTAGTGGTGCGGACAGCGACTTCTTTTGGCATTGACCAGCGATTGAGCCAGGCAGATCCCGATGCCCCTCCAGAAAACCAGTTTCTACTCAGTCAGACCCTGGGAAATGCTCTGTACTGGTTTGTTTTCCTATTTTTCTTGCCCCTGATTTTAGGAGTTTTGAATCTGCGCGGTCCCCTGGAACCCGTTCAAAACTTGCTCAACAATTTCCTGGGCGCACTGCCCCGCATTGTGGAAGCGATCGTCATCGCTCTCATTGGCTGGTTTATCGCTCGGATTGTTCGGGGAATCGTCACCAACCTGTTAGCCGCAGCAGGAACCGATCGCCTGGGTAGCCGATTTGGGTTACGCCAAACCACTGGCGGTTCTTCGCTGTCGGGGATCATTGGCACGGTCGTATATGTGCTGATTTTGATTCCACCGGCGATCGCCGCTCTGGATGCGCTAGAGATTGAGGCGATCTCTGCCCCAGCCACAGCCATGCTCAATCAGATCTTGCAGGCACTTCCACAAATCTTTACGGCTGTGCTGATCCTGGTCGTGGCGTATGTCGTTGGACAGTTTATTGCCGATCTGGTATCCAGCGTGCTCACCAGCTTTGGTTTCAACAACATCTTCTCCTGGCTCGGCTTACAACCTACTACCACTCCTGCACCGACTCCGGTTGATCCTTCGGCGACCGTTTTGCAACCTGGGCAACCGACTCAACCCACAACCCGCACTCCCTCTGAGATCGTGGGAATTATCGCCTGGGTTGGGGTGATGTTGTTTGCGATCGTCGCTGCCACCAATATTCTCAACATTCCAGCCTTGACTGCGATCGTGTCTGGCTTGTTGCTGATCTTTGGGCGCGTGTTGGTCGGTCTGGTTGTGTTTGCCGTCGGTTTGTACCTGGCGAACCTTGCCTTCTCACTGGTGACTAGCTCTGGTGGACGGCAAGCCCGCATCTTGGGGCAAACCGCTCGCGTTGCGATCATTGCACTGGCATCGGCAATGGCTCTGCAACAAATGGGCGTTGCAACCAATATTGTTAACCTGGCATTTGGTCTATTACTGGGGGCGATCGCCGTTGCGATTGCTCTCGCCTTTGGCCTGGGTGGACGCGATGTCGCCGCTGAGGAACTGCGGGGATGGTTGGCCTCCTTCCGCCGCGACTCCTAA
- a CDS encoding pyroglutamyl-peptidase I family protein: MPKTLLLTSFQTWMPHQRSNASDDLLLEIGQQNPSPSWHVLRQLPVDFELAPQKAIAHVTQLQPDVVVCCGMAESRSRLSVESRAITESEILHSTLDLQRLTAELNYTEISDDAGRFVCNALYYAMLKHLRSHQPQSHGLFVHVPILTDENRGAIVADFRVILQRLTA, from the coding sequence ATGCCTAAGACACTCCTACTCACCTCGTTTCAAACGTGGATGCCCCATCAGCGATCGAATGCGTCCGATGATTTGCTGTTAGAGATTGGGCAACAGAACCCGTCGCCATCCTGGCACGTTTTGCGGCAACTCCCGGTCGATTTTGAGTTGGCTCCTCAGAAGGCGATCGCCCATGTGACTCAACTGCAACCGGATGTGGTGGTCTGTTGTGGCATGGCAGAATCGCGATCGCGCTTAAGTGTAGAGTCTAGAGCCATCACTGAGTCAGAAATTCTGCACAGCACACTCGATCTGCAAAGGCTTACGGCTGAGTTGAACTATACCGAAATCAGTGACGATGCGGGTCGGTTTGTCTGCAATGCACTGTACTATGCCATGCTCAAGCATTTGCGATCGCACCAGCCACAAAGCCATGGCTTGTTTGTGCATGTGCCGATTTTGACCGATGAAAACCGGGGGGCGATCGTGGCTGATTTTCGGGTTATTCTGCAACGGCTTACAGCCTAA